In Bdellovibrio sp. GT3, one genomic interval encodes:
- a CDS encoding 4-hydroxythreonine-4-phosphate dehydrogenase PdxA encodes MSRIRIALTTGDDDGVGFEVTAKALHKLGPLKDIQFIMWRNDNASTKYLKLIDQKFKRIVVDTIEEALKIEGPYLVDICSDLTPAHWVDLTAKACMKNQLQGMATGPLSKTLIKDAGFKDLGHTDILKRISKTKTVHMGFAGSEFNVVLATGHLPVSQITKHISFSTVAEALLSADTLRKSLPPSKRAKPIGVLGLNPHSGEQGMIGSEELMVFPNLQSFAAEKGIPYVGPLVPDAAFFKENWKKYSVYLCLYHDQGLIPFKMIHGQDSGVHISLGIPFVRTSVDHGTAKDIFGKNKANPNSMIDAIKWAVNLARQRA; translated from the coding sequence ATGAGTAGAATTCGAATTGCGCTTACCACTGGGGATGATGACGGCGTTGGCTTCGAAGTTACCGCAAAGGCACTTCATAAGCTGGGCCCTCTGAAAGACATCCAATTCATCATGTGGAGGAACGACAACGCCTCCACCAAATATCTGAAGTTAATTGATCAAAAGTTTAAACGCATCGTAGTCGACACCATCGAAGAAGCCCTGAAAATCGAAGGTCCTTATCTTGTAGATATTTGCTCGGATTTAACCCCGGCACACTGGGTGGACCTGACAGCTAAAGCCTGCATGAAAAACCAACTGCAGGGCATGGCAACGGGTCCACTTTCAAAGACTCTGATTAAGGATGCTGGATTTAAGGATCTTGGGCACACCGATATTCTAAAACGCATTTCAAAAACAAAAACCGTCCATATGGGTTTTGCGGGTAGCGAGTTCAATGTGGTTTTGGCGACGGGGCATTTGCCTGTTTCTCAGATTACAAAACACATAAGCTTTAGCACCGTTGCAGAGGCTTTATTGAGCGCGGATACTTTACGTAAATCACTGCCGCCATCCAAGCGCGCAAAACCAATTGGAGTCTTGGGCCTTAATCCTCACTCTGGCGAGCAAGGGATGATTGGCTCTGAAGAACTCATGGTTTTCCCAAATCTACAGTCTTTTGCGGCCGAAAAAGGAATTCCATATGTGGGGCCTTTGGTTCCTGATGCCGCCTTCTTTAAGGAGAACTGGAAGAAATACTCTGTCTACCTATGCCTTTACCATGATCAGGGTTTGATTCCTTTTAAAATGATTCACGGACAAGACAGCGGCGTCCACATCAGCCTAGGCATTCCATTTGTCAGAACCAGTGTCGATCACGGAACTGCCAAGGATATTTTTGGTAAAAACAAGGCCAACCCAAACTCTATGATAGATGCAATTAAGTGGGCTGTTAATTTAGCTCGACAGCGGGCCTAG
- a CDS encoding ATP synthase F0 subunit C — translation MKKMIVALVATLASVSAFAQEAAVAAAPVASTTGFGDKGLMAIAAALTIAIAVFGGAMAQGKTAATALDGIARNPAASGKLLIPMILGLALIESLVIYALIIALKLS, via the coding sequence ATGAAAAAAATGATCGTTGCACTAGTTGCTACTTTGGCTTCCGTATCTGCATTTGCACAAGAGGCAGCTGTTGCTGCTGCTCCAGTTGCTTCTACAACTGGTTTCGGTGACAAAGGTTTGATGGCTATCGCTGCTGCATTGACTATCGCTATCGCGGTATTCGGTGGTGCTATGGCTCAAGGTAAAACTGCTGCTACAGCTCTTGATGGTATCGCTCGTAACCCAGCGGCTTCTGGTAAGCTTTTGATCCCAATGATCTTGGGTCTAGCTCTTATCGAGTCTCTAGTTATCTACGCGTTGATCATCGCTTTGAAACTTTCTTAA
- a CDS encoding foldase protein PrsA: MKLVISILMLIAAPAFAQKSSDVLAQVGKKTITLDEFNKKYNDIKSKTSNPPTKDLFLEDMVRYEVGLQEAEKRNLEKDPIVQEQLRQAMYKALLEKELGPKIQKITISDKEMQDWYKTNPEIRTSNILIEFKQGATPAQIAEARKRADEIYAEVKKSKRPFEELVKLYSDDAISKQAGGDIGWQSRVTIVPAYYEAAIGMKVGEINGLIESPYGFHIIKLTGRRSFENADKRQIRAAVYDEKRKVIFNEYFEKLKKSYSIKENKNLIK, from the coding sequence ATGAAATTAGTTATTAGCATCTTGATGCTCATCGCGGCACCCGCGTTCGCGCAAAAATCTTCTGACGTGTTGGCTCAAGTGGGTAAAAAAACAATCACCCTGGACGAGTTCAACAAGAAGTACAATGACATTAAGTCTAAAACTTCAAACCCTCCAACTAAAGACCTTTTCCTTGAAGACATGGTTCGCTACGAAGTGGGCTTGCAGGAAGCTGAAAAGCGCAATCTGGAAAAAGACCCAATTGTTCAGGAACAATTGCGCCAGGCTATGTATAAAGCACTTCTTGAAAAAGAATTGGGCCCAAAAATCCAAAAGATCACGATCTCTGACAAAGAAATGCAAGACTGGTATAAAACCAATCCTGAAATCCGCACAAGCAACATCCTGATTGAGTTTAAACAGGGTGCAACTCCGGCGCAAATCGCGGAAGCTCGCAAGCGTGCTGATGAAATCTACGCTGAAGTGAAAAAATCAAAGCGTCCGTTTGAAGAGCTGGTTAAGCTTTATTCTGACGACGCGATTTCCAAGCAAGCGGGTGGTGACATCGGCTGGCAGTCTCGTGTTACAATCGTTCCAGCATACTATGAAGCGGCAATCGGCATGAAGGTCGGTGAAATTAACGGGCTCATCGAATCTCCATATGGATTCCACATCATTAAGCTAACGGGTCGTCGCAGCTTTGAAAACGCGGATAAACGCCAAATCAGAGCGGCAGTATACGATGAGAAAAGAAAAGTGATCTTTAATGAGTACTTTGAGAAGTTGAAAAAATCCTACTCCATTAAAGAAAACAAAAACCTTATCAAATAA
- a CDS encoding MerR family transcriptional regulator, giving the protein MKNWLTIGQFANSIGVSAKALRLYEDMGLLKSHVRGENGYRYYDETQLDLARRLKEFKDLGFTLAEIKALLEADESLDSDKLATSMHVRLKDISQQAELLKSQKEQIECILSSLQKKQEPLEAEQRRAIMSYYGKVSILITGCDGLEKTAHFVHEHFKSAGQDVPILMWSAGMELPEAKPYILILPEKYLEQEDVLRINADVIVIKSVSIHSEEMEKTYLRLFAEAGPHVTTVINADDRASVSFAGQENVRKGRIFYFTKNRALEPQIQNIGGVISSGEDLEIYGFNLKNSKVEMKYKKILAFEDEIALVSSFAAVMSAGLEKENLVGTLALIK; this is encoded by the coding sequence ATGAAGAACTGGCTTACCATTGGACAATTTGCGAATTCGATTGGCGTATCGGCAAAGGCATTACGTCTTTACGAAGACATGGGTTTGTTGAAATCCCATGTGCGTGGGGAAAATGGCTATCGCTATTACGATGAAACACAATTGGATCTTGCTCGCCGTCTAAAGGAATTCAAAGATTTGGGTTTCACATTGGCGGAAATCAAAGCCCTTCTTGAGGCCGACGAGTCTTTAGATTCCGATAAACTTGCGACTTCAATGCATGTACGCCTAAAAGATATTTCCCAACAGGCAGAACTTCTAAAATCCCAAAAAGAACAGATCGAATGCATCCTCTCCTCTTTACAAAAGAAACAAGAACCGCTTGAGGCGGAACAAAGGAGAGCGATCATGAGTTACTACGGTAAAGTTTCGATTCTGATTACAGGTTGCGATGGGTTGGAAAAAACTGCGCATTTCGTGCATGAACATTTTAAAAGTGCTGGCCAGGATGTGCCGATCTTAATGTGGTCGGCTGGTATGGAGTTGCCAGAGGCAAAACCATATATTTTGATTCTACCTGAAAAGTACCTGGAACAAGAAGATGTTCTAAGAATTAATGCGGATGTGATTGTGATTAAAAGCGTCAGTATTCATTCTGAAGAAATGGAAAAAACGTATTTGCGCTTGTTTGCCGAAGCAGGTCCGCATGTCACAACGGTGATTAATGCTGATGATCGTGCGTCGGTTTCGTTTGCGGGCCAAGAAAATGTACGTAAAGGTCGAATTTTCTACTTCACCAAAAATCGAGCTTTAGAGCCACAGATTCAAAACATTGGTGGCGTTATTAGTAGCGGCGAAGATCTAGAAATCTATGGATTCAATTTGAAAAATTCAAAAGTTGAAATGAAGTATAAAAAGATACTGGCGTTCGAAGACGAGATTGCACTTGTTTCTTCATTTGCGGCGGTGATGTCAGCAGGGCTTGAGAAAGAGAATCTTGTTGGAACACTTGCGCTGATCAAATAA
- a CDS encoding AtpZ/AtpI family protein, with translation MRKYIIFASIGFELVGLIIGCFYLGELLDTKYQTKGMAFVGLSLAALVGWLVRVIWLLKRMEALEEKENAKKNPGK, from the coding sequence ATGAGAAAGTATATAATATTTGCATCCATTGGCTTCGAACTTGTCGGGTTGATTATCGGATGTTTTTACTTGGGCGAACTTCTGGATACCAAATATCAAACCAAGGGAATGGCTTTCGTTGGTTTAAGCTTAGCCGCCCTGGTGGGTTGGCTGGTTCGGGTTATTTGGCTTTTAAAGCGCATGGAAGCCCTGGAAGAAAAAGAAAACGCGAAAAAGAACCCAGGTAAATGA
- a CDS encoding peptidylprolyl isomerase, with protein sequence MKFLKSPVKAGLFILTSVFLAGCPSNYQKVSKKPVQKVNEHVLTAKEFANQLARKLKNFDALAAKDPNNVQRIKEDILRDFLVKSLTLDWARAQKIVVSENTLDAEVDKLRANYPDDLAFRRALAQENLSFAEWREDLRYSLIEREVFKKINEKAKPIAEDEIKRYYDDHKDMYKRKERIYIRQIVVDEEAKADAIKTDLKTKDFAELAKKFSITPEAKSGGVVGWIEKGTVDYFDRLFTNSAGTQTIKSPFGIHLIRVEKKAPASTLTLEEVRPQITRALKAQREQAEYVAWLDAQLRSSKVLKDHELMNSISVDTRGDND encoded by the coding sequence ATGAAATTCCTAAAGAGCCCCGTTAAAGCGGGGCTTTTTATTTTAACAAGTGTGTTTTTGGCAGGTTGCCCATCCAATTACCAGAAGGTTTCCAAGAAACCTGTTCAGAAGGTAAATGAGCACGTATTAACCGCCAAAGAGTTCGCCAATCAACTGGCTAGAAAACTTAAAAACTTTGATGCGCTTGCCGCCAAAGACCCCAATAACGTCCAAAGAATCAAAGAAGACATCTTACGCGACTTCCTGGTTAAAAGCTTAACCTTGGATTGGGCACGCGCTCAGAAAATCGTCGTGTCAGAAAACACTCTTGATGCCGAAGTGGATAAATTGCGCGCCAACTATCCAGATGACCTTGCATTTCGTCGCGCACTGGCTCAAGAGAATTTATCTTTTGCGGAATGGCGCGAGGACTTACGCTACAGCCTGATCGAGCGTGAGGTTTTCAAAAAAATCAATGAGAAGGCCAAGCCCATCGCCGAAGACGAGATCAAACGCTATTACGATGATCACAAGGATATGTATAAACGCAAAGAGCGCATTTATATCCGTCAGATCGTCGTTGATGAAGAAGCCAAAGCAGATGCCATTAAAACAGATTTGAAAACTAAAGATTTTGCTGAACTTGCCAAGAAGTTCTCCATTACGCCAGAGGCAAAGTCCGGCGGCGTGGTTGGTTGGATTGAAAAAGGCACTGTGGACTACTTTGACCGCCTGTTTACAAACTCTGCCGGTACTCAAACCATCAAAAGCCCCTTCGGTATTCATCTGATTCGTGTAGAAAAAAAGGCTCCGGCCTCCACTTTAACGCTCGAAGAAGTACGTCCGCAAATTACTCGGGCTCTTAAAGCACAACGCGAGCAGGCAGAATACGTCGCATGGCTTGATGCTCAGCTCAGAAGTAGTAAAGTCCTAAAGGATCACGAATTGATGAACTCCATTTCCGTAGATACCCGAGGGGATAATGATTAG
- the atpB gene encoding F0F1 ATP synthase subunit A — protein sequence MAAGAHHPFNWTQLIPGVGLEYYHVATLAVATVATIGVGLMARASLGKGETAVLPADKFSVRGIFEMLTEMMSGLADMVIGEHGKHYVPFFTSVFFFIVFNNLIGMIPGMTPATENINTTFGFGILMFLFYNFQGVKENGPIAYLKHFMGPVIFLAPLMFVIEIVSHLVRPFSLGLRLANVMMGDHTVLSVFLDLVPIGVPIPFYIMGLFVCFVQAFVFTLLSMVYVAFAIAHDH from the coding sequence ATGGCGGCAGGAGCACACCACCCGTTTAACTGGACACAACTTATTCCAGGTGTAGGCCTTGAATATTATCACGTTGCAACTTTAGCAGTAGCAACAGTAGCAACTATCGGTGTTGGTTTGATGGCTCGTGCATCTTTGGGTAAAGGTGAAACGGCTGTTCTTCCTGCGGATAAATTTTCTGTTCGCGGAATCTTTGAAATGCTTACTGAAATGATGTCGGGATTGGCTGACATGGTTATCGGTGAACATGGCAAACACTATGTTCCGTTCTTCACTTCTGTATTCTTCTTCATCGTATTCAACAATTTGATCGGTATGATCCCGGGCATGACTCCGGCGACTGAAAACATCAATACGACTTTCGGTTTCGGTATCTTGATGTTCTTGTTCTATAACTTCCAAGGTGTGAAAGAAAACGGTCCTATCGCTTACCTAAAACACTTCATGGGTCCGGTTATCTTCCTGGCTCCGTTGATGTTCGTAATCGAAATCGTATCCCACTTGGTTCGTCCATTCTCATTGGGTCTTCGTCTTGCTAACGTAATGATGGGTGACCATACGGTACTATCTGTATTCTTGGATCTAGTACCAATCGGTGTACCAATTCCATTCTATATCATGGGATTGTTCGTATGCTTTGTTCAGGCTTTTGTATTTACTTTGCTTTCAATGGTTTACGTAGCATTCGCGATTGCACACGACCACTAA
- the gyrA gene encoding DNA gyrase subunit A, translated as MENNNQEKGVTVVDISKEMRGAYLQYSMSVIVGRALPDVRDGLKPVHRRVLFAQSEMNNRHNRPYLKSARVVGDVIGKYHPHGDSAVYETMVRMAQDFSLRYPLEDGQGNFGSIDGDSAAAMRYTEIRMTPMAEELLNDLEKETVAFGPNYDDSLQIPLVLPAKFPNLLVNGSSGIAVGMATNIPPHNLGEVIDGTIHLINNPTCQLEDLMVHIKGPDFPSAGVIAGREGILQAYKKGRGIISLKAVAEITPNKDREDIIITEIPYQVNKAKLIESIADLVRDKAIEGISDIRDESSREGMRIVINLKRGENASVILNRLYKFTQMQVSVGIIMLALDAKNQPVTFDLKGMLEAFVDHRRDVVTKRCIFELKKAQERAHILEGLKKALDHIEEVIKTIRASKEAHAAREALMTKFEFSERQAIAILEMRLQRLTGLERDKIIEELAELQKTIDWLKFVLADVREIYKIIVGELEDMKKRYADPRRTQLQGSLDDIEDEDLIADEDMVVTVTNTGLIKRMPTAEYRVQKRGGKGLKGMETKEEDYVTDLFSASTKTMLLVFTDKGKVYWVKVHKLPLGSRTSKGKSLANVVQLSSGESVRAILPVDEFNENKFAVMLTEKGVIKKTSLDSFANPRTAGVIALTTDLDDGIIAVKISDGQSDIFIATKEGMSIRFNENDVRGMGRTARGVKAITLAKDDVVVAMEVLEKNTSDTILMVTSKGYGKRSEVGEYRVQSRGGVGIITQKTTDKVGNVVGTKKVSEKHELILSTDNGQVIRMKMTDISVLGRNTQGVRLINIDEKDETVTGLAVVEDDHSDEAAAPSAPEGVTH; from the coding sequence ATGGAAAACAATAATCAAGAAAAAGGCGTCACGGTAGTCGATATCAGTAAGGAAATGCGTGGAGCATACCTTCAATACTCGATGTCAGTTATCGTTGGTCGTGCCCTACCAGATGTTCGCGATGGCTTGAAACCCGTGCATCGTCGTGTTCTTTTCGCTCAAAGCGAGATGAACAATCGTCATAACAGACCTTATTTGAAATCTGCCCGTGTGGTGGGTGACGTAATCGGTAAATACCATCCGCATGGCGACTCTGCCGTATACGAAACTATGGTTCGTATGGCCCAGGATTTCTCTCTTCGCTACCCGCTTGAAGATGGCCAGGGTAACTTCGGTTCTATCGACGGCGATAGCGCAGCAGCTATGCGTTACACAGAGATCCGTATGACTCCGATGGCGGAAGAACTACTGAATGATCTTGAAAAAGAAACAGTAGCCTTCGGTCCGAACTATGACGACTCTTTGCAAATTCCTTTGGTACTTCCGGCAAAATTCCCAAATCTTTTGGTGAATGGTTCTTCAGGTATCGCAGTTGGTATGGCGACAAATATTCCGCCGCACAACTTGGGTGAAGTTATCGATGGTACAATCCATTTGATCAACAACCCTACTTGCCAACTTGAAGACCTGATGGTGCACATCAAGGGACCAGACTTCCCTTCTGCAGGTGTAATCGCAGGCCGTGAAGGTATCTTGCAGGCTTATAAAAAAGGCCGCGGTATCATTTCACTAAAAGCCGTTGCAGAAATCACTCCGAACAAAGACCGTGAAGATATCATCATCACGGAAATTCCATACCAGGTTAATAAAGCGAAGCTGATTGAAAGCATCGCAGACCTGGTTCGCGATAAGGCTATCGAAGGTATCTCTGATATCCGCGACGAGTCTTCTCGTGAAGGTATGCGTATCGTGATCAATCTAAAACGTGGCGAAAACGCTTCCGTTATTTTGAATCGCTTGTACAAATTCACTCAAATGCAAGTTTCCGTTGGTATCATCATGCTTGCGCTTGATGCGAAAAACCAGCCGGTTACGTTCGATTTGAAAGGCATGCTTGAAGCCTTCGTTGATCACCGTCGTGACGTTGTTACGAAACGTTGTATCTTCGAACTTAAAAAAGCCCAAGAGCGTGCTCACATCTTGGAAGGCTTGAAAAAAGCTCTGGATCACATCGAAGAAGTTATCAAAACGATCCGTGCTTCTAAAGAAGCGCACGCGGCTCGTGAAGCTTTGATGACTAAATTTGAATTCTCTGAACGCCAAGCAATTGCAATCCTGGAAATGCGTTTGCAACGTTTGACTGGTTTAGAGCGTGATAAAATCATCGAAGAACTTGCAGAACTTCAAAAAACTATCGATTGGTTGAAATTCGTTTTGGCTGACGTTCGTGAAATCTACAAGATCATCGTTGGTGAACTTGAAGACATGAAAAAACGTTACGCAGATCCACGCCGCACTCAATTGCAAGGCAGCCTTGATGATATCGAGGACGAAGATCTTATCGCTGACGAAGACATGGTTGTGACAGTGACAAACACAGGTCTTATCAAGCGTATGCCGACAGCTGAATACCGCGTACAAAAACGTGGCGGTAAAGGTTTGAAAGGCATGGAGACGAAAGAGGAAGACTACGTTACAGATCTATTCTCTGCCTCTACTAAAACTATGCTTCTTGTCTTCACTGACAAAGGTAAAGTGTACTGGGTGAAAGTTCATAAACTTCCACTGGGCAGCAGAACTTCCAAAGGGAAATCTTTGGCCAATGTAGTTCAGCTTTCTTCTGGTGAAAGCGTTCGCGCGATCTTGCCGGTTGACGAGTTCAACGAAAACAAATTTGCAGTGATGTTGACTGAAAAAGGTGTCATCAAAAAAACTTCTTTGGATTCTTTCGCGAATCCAAGAACTGCGGGTGTTATCGCTCTTACGACAGATCTTGATGACGGTATTATTGCCGTTAAGATTTCTGACGGTCAGTCGGATATCTTCATTGCTACCAAAGAAGGTATGTCGATTCGTTTCAACGAAAACGACGTGCGTGGAATGGGCCGTACAGCTCGTGGCGTGAAAGCTATTACGCTTGCAAAAGATGACGTAGTTGTCGCGATGGAAGTTCTTGAAAAGAACACTTCAGACACGATCTTGATGGTAACCTCAAAAGGTTACGGTAAACGTTCAGAAGTGGGCGAATACCGCGTTCAATCTCGTGGTGGCGTAGGTATCATCACTCAGAAAACTACTGACAAGGTTGGTAACGTTGTTGGTACTAAAAAAGTTTCTGAGAAGCATGAATTGATCCTTTCTACAGACAATGGACAGGTTATCCGTATGAAAATGACGGACATCTCTGTTCTTGGCCGTAACACCCAGGGTGTTCGTTTGATTAACATCGACGAAAAAGACGAAACAGTAACTGGCTTGGCGGTGGTTGAAGACGACCACTCTGACGAGGCGGCTGCTCCTTCTGCACCTGAAGGCGTGACTCACTAA
- a CDS encoding tetratricopeptide repeat protein produces the protein MIRGVLVVLLLLLTACSSQERGDYKIAEKNVSQGNYKVALEYFDRVILRNSNSEYPMEAAREAARVSFFEMKDYERTIKYHRFIVLNSKDEKERVQSQKQIADIYFNNLQNYQASVVEFSKLQQMPHTDLEAAQYQMSIARANYYMNNFFQAESEIDSLLRLKSDDNIRFQALMLKGNILVAKKEFIKAIDIFKGMIDKYPQRSVQENVGLVLAVCYEENDNFKEAIKVLEDYRGKYSPPEYIELRIKRLQERMKNAPGAKGFRK, from the coding sequence ATGATCAGAGGAGTTCTGGTTGTTTTACTATTACTCCTCACCGCCTGCTCCTCCCAGGAGCGTGGCGACTATAAAATAGCCGAAAAAAACGTAAGCCAGGGTAACTATAAAGTTGCCCTGGAATACTTCGATCGCGTGATTCTAAGAAACAGTAATTCTGAGTATCCAATGGAAGCAGCTCGCGAAGCGGCCCGGGTTTCATTTTTTGAAATGAAAGACTACGAGCGAACGATCAAATATCACCGCTTCATCGTTTTGAATTCAAAAGACGAAAAAGAACGCGTTCAATCGCAAAAACAAATCGCTGATATCTACTTTAATAATCTTCAGAACTATCAGGCATCGGTTGTTGAATTCAGTAAGCTTCAACAGATGCCCCACACGGATCTGGAGGCGGCTCAATATCAAATGAGCATCGCGCGTGCGAACTACTATATGAATAACTTCTTTCAGGCGGAATCCGAGATCGATTCTTTGTTGCGCCTGAAATCTGACGACAATATTCGCTTTCAGGCATTAATGCTGAAAGGGAATATCCTTGTCGCCAAAAAAGAATTTATCAAGGCCATCGATATATTTAAGGGCATGATCGACAAATACCCTCAAAGATCAGTTCAGGAAAACGTAGGTTTGGTTCTGGCCGTCTGTTATGAGGAAAATGATAATTTCAAAGAAGCGATCAAAGTTCTTGAAGACTATCGTGGTAAATACAGCCCGCCTGAGTATATTGAGCTTCGTATTAAGCGTCTTCAAGAGCGCATGAAAAATGCCCCGGGTGCGAAAGGCTTTAGGAAGTAA
- a CDS encoding phosphomannomutase/phosphoglucomutase, translated as MYQPVIFREYDIRGVYNGQFDDNFAYILARAFVVHMKNVKNISNPTLTIGHDARVSSPAIVKSMEKGFVDSGAKVIHLGLVTSPVCYFSTFTMKVDGAVQVTGSHNPPEFNGFKISLGKTTIFGEEIQTLRKIIEKGEYIDGKGSVESFDIRPSYYEHYKKEFGQLKNVKVVLDCGNGAGGSVVRGLFEACGLKPTIMFEEPDGTFPNHHPDPTVEENLVDLAAQVKKEGAVCGIGFDGDADRIGVVDHTGRMVYGDELMTIISRSILETNKGAKIVGDVKCSDRLYHDIAAHGGQPIMWKTGHSLIKEKIKVEKAPFGGEMSGHIFFADRNYGYDDAPYAGLRLVEILAKTGKTIPQLLEGLPPAFNTPEIRIDTTEEKKVLIVEKMKEAFKGGPGADYKVDLTDGIRLSFEDGWALCRSSNTQPVLVVRYEATTAAGMKRIQDRVEAVVNKYL; from the coding sequence ATGTATCAACCAGTTATTTTTAGAGAATACGACATCCGCGGTGTTTACAACGGTCAGTTCGATGACAACTTCGCCTATATTCTGGCGCGCGCCTTCGTCGTTCATATGAAGAACGTAAAAAATATTTCTAATCCTACGCTGACTATCGGTCACGATGCCCGTGTAAGCTCTCCAGCCATCGTTAAAAGCATGGAAAAAGGTTTTGTTGATTCAGGAGCTAAGGTTATTCACTTGGGCCTTGTAACGAGCCCTGTGTGCTATTTCTCGACATTCACGATGAAAGTGGACGGCGCCGTTCAAGTAACTGGTTCCCACAATCCTCCTGAGTTCAACGGTTTCAAAATCTCTTTGGGCAAAACAACGATCTTTGGTGAAGAAATCCAAACTCTTCGCAAAATTATCGAAAAGGGCGAGTACATCGATGGCAAAGGCTCTGTGGAGTCTTTCGACATCCGTCCAAGCTACTACGAGCACTATAAAAAAGAATTCGGCCAACTGAAGAACGTTAAAGTCGTATTGGATTGCGGAAACGGTGCCGGTGGTTCCGTTGTTCGCGGTCTATTTGAAGCATGTGGTTTGAAGCCGACAATCATGTTCGAAGAACCAGATGGTACTTTCCCAAATCATCACCCAGATCCAACGGTTGAGGAAAACCTTGTGGATTTAGCTGCACAGGTTAAAAAAGAGGGTGCCGTTTGCGGTATCGGCTTTGACGGTGATGCTGATCGCATCGGTGTGGTCGATCATACGGGTCGCATGGTTTACGGTGACGAGTTGATGACTATCATCTCTCGCTCGATCCTTGAGACAAACAAAGGTGCAAAAATCGTAGGTGACGTTAAATGTTCTGATCGCTTGTATCACGACATCGCAGCACACGGTGGCCAACCCATCATGTGGAAAACAGGTCACTCTTTAATCAAAGAAAAAATCAAAGTTGAAAAAGCACCATTCGGTGGCGAGATGTCTGGTCACATCTTCTTTGCAGATCGCAATTACGGTTACGATGATGCTCCTTATGCAGGTCTTCGCCTGGTGGAAATCCTGGCAAAAACTGGCAAAACAATTCCACAATTGTTGGAAGGTTTGCCACCAGCATTCAACACACCTGAAATCCGCATCGACACGACTGAAGAGAAAAAAGTTTTGATCGTTGAGAAAATGAAAGAAGCTTTCAAAGGCGGCCCAGGCGCAGACTACAAAGTAGATCTAACTGACGGCATCCGCCTAAGCTTCGAAGACGGTTGGGCATTGTGCCGCTCTTCAAATACACAACCCGTATTGGTTGTGCGCTACGAAGCAACAACAGCAGCCGGCATGAAACGCATCCAAGACCGCGTTGAAGCTGTGGTTAACAAATACCTTTAA
- a CDS encoding peptidylprolyl isomerase produces MISLLFSLLVAAPVKAEVIEKTLAVVNNEIILESDLKELQSRISKPGMVDDALLDGKSVDELKKDRKAQMDYLINEKIIFSEIKRLNLSVTNARVEQDFKEMAKRNNVSEAELGNILKGQGVDVNEYKVFLKDKIEKSNLMDTEIISKLRISDEDALNEYLKSNPKNKPSIDEFSVSHIFFNPKKGGAEAAFKRAENVLSKLRSGENFETLAQQFSEDPNFSSGGALGTFKSGEFMPEVEEAIAGLTVGETTGVIKSRMGYHIAKLTGRKLTSDPNFEKQKDRIKAQLMETSFKRQLRLWLQNKRDDAFIRINE; encoded by the coding sequence ATGATTAGTTTGCTTTTTTCTTTATTAGTCGCAGCTCCAGTTAAGGCCGAAGTCATTGAAAAAACTTTGGCTGTCGTGAACAACGAAATCATCCTTGAGTCTGACCTTAAGGAATTACAAAGTCGAATTTCCAAACCTGGTATGGTGGATGATGCTTTGTTGGATGGCAAATCTGTCGACGAATTGAAAAAAGATAGAAAAGCACAAATGGACTACTTGATTAACGAGAAGATTATTTTCTCCGAAATCAAACGTCTGAATTTGTCCGTAACCAATGCCCGCGTTGAACAAGACTTCAAAGAAATGGCCAAAAGAAACAACGTAAGCGAAGCAGAGCTTGGAAACATCCTTAAAGGCCAGGGCGTTGATGTTAATGAGTACAAGGTTTTCCTGAAAGACAAGATTGAGAAATCAAACCTGATGGATACAGAGATCATTTCCAAGCTTCGCATCTCGGATGAAGACGCTTTAAATGAATATCTGAAGTCCAATCCGAAGAACAAGCCTTCAATAGATGAGTTCTCGGTATCTCACATCTTCTTTAACCCTAAAAAGGGTGGGGCAGAGGCCGCTTTCAAACGCGCCGAAAATGTTCTTTCCAAATTGCGCTCCGGTGAAAACTTCGAAACCCTGGCGCAGCAGTTTAGTGAAGATCCAAATTTCTCCTCCGGTGGTGCACTTGGCACATTCAAGTCCGGCGAATTCATGCCCGAGGTTGAAGAAGCGATTGCTGGCCTGACTGTTGGTGAAACCACTGGTGTTATCAAATCACGCATGGGTTATCACATTGCCAAACTTACCGGCCGTAAGCTGACTTCTGATCCAAATTTTGAAAAACAAAAGGATCGCATCAAGGCTCAATTGATGGAAACCAGCTTCAAACGTCAGTTGCGCTTGTGGTTGCAAAACAAACGCGACGACGCCTTTATCAGAATCAATGAGTAG